The genomic segment CCGACAACTCTTCCGTGGGTTTCGAGGCATTTGAGCCATGGAACCGTGAACCTGGTGATATCACAAGGGAAACCCAAGCTTGAAACCCATCAATTTGACCCTCCAAAGAAGGAGAAATGGAAGACTAAGAAGAGGTTCAAGTTGctgaagaaaagagagaaagagaagagaaaagctgccAATAGGAGAGACCCACGTCGTCTTGGTCTCACTAGGAAGCCGAAGAAGAAGTTTGCTAATGCAGAGGAGAGAATTAAGTACAAGCTTGACAAGGTAAATCAATAGTTTCCAttgttttcttttccttgattttGTATCTTAATTTTATAGCAACTGGTTAAGCTTATGATAATAGTAGATTAATGATAACATGTATAGATGGCATTGGTATAATGGATGTTTCAGTTAGTTTGTGATGGTTCATCTTTATGTTTTCAAGTAATGCACAATTTGATAATAATTTGCAAAAGGAGGTTTATATCATGAATGCTTGATATTAAAGCATGCATTTTTTGCTGTTAATGTAAGGTATAAACCTTATTTAGTATGATTTGTTGCATTGGAATGTTGGCATTATCTTTGTTGTTGGATCCATTTTTTATTGAAGTCTTCGTGTTTGACACCCTTTCCCGGTTCATATTCAAACACGGGTATAGGGTTATAATCATTTAAGATCCTCCTAAAATATTGAgaacttatttaatataattgtacTCAGTACCGAACTGGCGGATGTACCGTTCCTTTTACCGGCACTGAAGGTATTAGtaccattctgtttgatttaacCTTTTAAGATCTtccaaaaattagaaaattttgaacaTACCCATGTCTAATATATACCCGTATCTAACACACATTCCCGAACTTCATTGATGTCATTCTGCTGCATTTGTTAGAATCTGTTATGTGAAAACTGGTTAACTCAGTTTATGTTTCAGGATTTgctctttattatttattgtcttctttcttttcttagtTTCCCATGCTTATAAACCTTTAATTTATGGTTTTCGGTCTCTATGATATTTTGTCAAGGCCAAAATAAAGGAAGGGTTACTTCTTGAAAGACTTAAGCGCTATGAAGTTTCCAAAGTTCAGGGACCTGTGGTGAAACCACATGAGCTGACAGGTGAAGAACGGTTCTATATGAAAAAAATGGCTCAGAAGAGGTCCAACTATGTGCCAATTGGGAGAAGAGGAATATTTGGTGGGGTTATTCTAAATATGCATATGCATTGGAAGAAACATGAAACTGTTAAGGTCATTTGTAAACCTTGTAAGCCTGGCCAAGTACACGACTATGCAGACGAAATTGCCAGACTGAGTGGTGGAATCCCAGTTCAGATTATTGGTGACGATACTATAGTATTCTATCGAGGGAAAAACTATGTGCAGCCTGAAGTTATGTCTCCAGTAGATACATTGTCcaagaaaagggtgagttttgcTTCTCAAGTACCTACCTATATCTTCTTTTGGAGATGCACACATATCTAAACAATTTGCGAATTTGTAAGTTCTGATTAATTTAACAAGGAACCTTCCACTTGTCCAATACTTCGTATCCTCATAGACAAAGGTCATTATTTGGTTATAGTTCCAGCAAATTGGACTCTTGGTAAGGGCAAACTGGAAATAGTCCTCTTTAGCAGTATTTAAAGTGAATAGACTTTTCGATTTCTGATTTAATCATGTTTCCCTCCCATGTTCACATGCACAACCATCATTTTGGTTTGGTGTCTGGCATAGCATCATTTTTATAATCACATTTATGGTGATGTAGGTTTCAACGA from the Gossypium hirsutum isolate 1008001.06 chromosome D09, Gossypium_hirsutum_v2.1, whole genome shotgun sequence genome contains:
- the LOC107890542 gene encoding uncharacterized CRM domain-containing protein At3g25440, chloroplastic, which encodes MATALFRSLRRASRLSDSILHHSFSLSSQATIFSPSKLLVLPNPTTLPWVSRHLSHGTVNLVISQGKPKLETHQFDPPKKEKWKTKKRFKLLKKREKEKRKAANRRDPRRLGLTRKPKKKFANAEERIKYKLDKAKIKEGLLLERLKRYEVSKVQGPVVKPHELTGEERFYMKKMAQKRSNYVPIGRRGIFGGVILNMHMHWKKHETVKVICKPCKPGQVHDYADEIARLSGGIPVQIIGDDTIVFYRGKNYVQPEVMSPVDTLSKKRALEKSKYEQSLDSVRRFIAIAEKELELYYRHVALYGDPNNRNPISILDSPTREDKETETLEKDSHDLSPTRFSSGISAKKVDPIDEELSETEDDLKGEDLPMRGSDSEKEVSCFDEESEGITSGLHESDEEEDWSLSDSCCDEDGEGSSYTELGSFNVSQRYDSKQLNS